The Nicotiana tabacum cultivar K326 chromosome 14, ASM71507v2, whole genome shotgun sequence genome contains a region encoding:
- the LOC107806450 gene encoding inactive protein RESTRICTED TEV MOVEMENT 1-like — protein sequence MDMIKVSPVGKCGRHIWDEKGRDQIAGIFISYAEDIVFSLQFMFYENGDLIMPGKHGSRSHNQRGDYCAIVFDYPSEFLISIGGSFEQMNKKLTVLSSIKFGTNKGSYGPFGTPSTENVDKTDFFNFQIGNYRLFGGFYGSQNDDSIESIGFYVKAIPSSIINLKDSTVNVKKEKDEED from the coding sequence ATGGATATGATCAAAGTTAGCCCAGTGGGAAAATGTGGTAGACACATTTGGGACGAAAAGGGACGTGACCAAATTGCTGGAATTTTTATTTCCTACGCCGAAGACATAGTTTTTTCACTTCAGTTCATGTTCTATGAGAATGGCGACTTAATTATGCCTGGAAAACATGGTAGTAGATCCCATAATCAGCGCGGAGACTATTGCGCAATTGTCTTTGATTATCCATCAGAATTTCTTATTTCGATCGGTGGTTCCTtcgaacaaatgaataaaaagcTTAcagttttgagttcaattaaATTTGGCACCAACAAAGGTTCTTATGGACCATTTGGTACACCTTCTACTGAAAATGTGGATAAGACTGATTTCTTCAACTTTCAGATAGGAAATTATCGTCTTTTTGGTGGTTTTTATGGAAGTCAGAATGACGATAGTATTGAGAGTATTGGTTTCTATGTCAAAGCCATCCCATCCTCTATTATCAATTTGAAAGATTCTACAGTGAAtgttaaaaaggaaaaagatgaagaagattaA